The following are encoded together in the Candidatus Woesebacteria bacterium genome:
- a CDS encoding class I SAM-dependent methyltransferase, which produces MNINQKVKAGYNIAAKNYTSEFRDQFKNEKHLAKLVDVLSPRSSILDVGCGAGKPIDSYLVSKGMKVTGIDISEAQIELAKSYVPEANYEVRDMSELQDGEYEVDAVVSFYAIFHTPRENHADLLKKFKSFLKSDGYLLITMGANDWVGKEDNFCGSEMYWSHYGADKNKELIEKAGFDIIFSEVDDAGGEKHLIILAKAK; this is translated from the coding sequence ATGAATATCAATCAAAAAGTAAAGGCAGGCTACAACATTGCCGCTAAAAACTATACTTCAGAATTTCGAGACCAATTCAAAAATGAAAAACATCTAGCTAAGTTGGTAGATGTTTTGTCTCCAAGATCAAGCATTCTTGATGTTGGCTGTGGAGCCGGTAAACCAATTGATAGCTATCTTGTTTCAAAAGGTATGAAAGTAACAGGTATCGATATTTCTGAAGCCCAAATAGAGTTGGCAAAATCATATGTACCAGAAGCTAATTACGAAGTCCGTGACATGTCTGAGCTACAAGATGGTGAATATGAAGTAGATGCCGTTGTTTCTTTTTACGCCATTTTTCACACCCCAAGAGAGAACCATGCTGACTTACTGAAGAAGTTCAAGTCTTTTCTGAAATCAGATGGATACTTGCTTATTACGATGGGAGCTAATGATTGGGTAGGCAAAGAAGATAATTTCTGTGGATCAGAAATGTATTGGAGTCATTACGGTGCAGATAAAAATAAGGAGCTGATTGAAAAAGCAGGGTTTGACATCATTTTCTCTGAGGTCGATGATGCAGGCGGAGAAAAACATTTGATTATATTAGCCAAAGCTAAGTAG
- a CDS encoding DUF1963 domain-containing protein — translation MDLPELPNILKQYEDRINKTFKEYIAIKSQAVSEELSPTQSKFGGKPLLIDEVEYPKNAAGQKLIFLAQINFEEVPKLADFPETGILQMFISDNNLRGLDFANRTKQDNFRVLYISKEQFINTNPILDYDWPTPKETFVLENEFSLTFKRSIASIPYVDFRYESEINYDKAFDDFYSELVKTYLKFSDPTGHKIGGYPNFTQDDPRGNDKFTDYSTLLFQMDSEYYPKQNIAEIMWGDVGVANFLLNQ, via the coding sequence ATGGATTTACCTGAATTACCCAATATATTAAAACAATACGAAGATAGAATTAATAAAACTTTTAAGGAATATATTGCTATTAAAAGTCAAGCTGTCTCCGAGGAGTTATCTCCAACTCAAAGCAAATTTGGGGGTAAGCCATTGCTAATAGATGAAGTTGAGTACCCCAAAAATGCCGCAGGTCAAAAGTTGATATTTTTGGCTCAGATAAATTTTGAAGAAGTACCAAAACTTGCTGATTTTCCGGAAACAGGGATTCTACAAATGTTTATATCTGATAACAATTTAAGGGGTTTGGATTTTGCCAACAGAACAAAACAAGATAATTTCAGGGTCTTGTATATTTCAAAAGAACAATTCATTAATACAAATCCGATTTTAGATTATGATTGGCCTACCCCAAAAGAAACCTTTGTATTAGAAAATGAGTTTTCTTTAACATTCAAGAGAAGTATCGCATCTATTCCCTATGTTGATTTTCGATATGAAAGTGAAATTAATTACGACAAAGCTTTTGATGATTTTTACAGTGAGTTAGTTAAAACATATCTTAAATTTTCTGATCCAACCGGTCATAAAATAGGAGGTTATCCCAATTTCACTCAAGATGATCCCAGAGGCAATGATAAATTCACAGATTATTCTACCTTATTGTTTCAAATGGACAGTGAGTATTATCCAAAGCAAAATATTGCTGAAATAATGTGGGGGGATGTGGGAGTAGCAAACTTTTTATTAAACCAGTAA
- a CDS encoding DUF1963 domain-containing protein, translating into MLDYDWPTPKETFVLENEFSLTFKRSIASIPYVDFRYESEINYDKAFDDFYSELVKTYLKFSDPTGHKIGGYPNFTQDDPRGNDKFTDYSTLLFQMDSEYYPKQNIAEIMWGDVGVANFFIKPVNLQKLDFSDVLYTWDCS; encoded by the coding sequence ATTTTAGATTATGATTGGCCTACCCCAAAAGAAACCTTCGTATTAGAAAATGAGTTTTCTTTAACATTCAAGAGAAGTATCGCATCTATTCCCTATGTTGATTTTCGATATGAAAGTGAAATTAATTACGACAAAGCTTTTGATGATTTTTACAGTGAGTTAGTTAAAACATATCTTAAATTTTCTGATCCAACCGGTCATAAAATAGGAGGTTATCCCAATTTCACTCAAGATGATCCCAGAGGCAATGATAAATTCACAGATTATTCTACCTTATTGTTTCAAATGGACAGTGAGTATTATCCAAAGCAAAATATTGCTGAAATAATGTGGGGGGATGTGGGAGTAGCAAACTTTTTTATTAAACCAGTAAATCTTCAAAAACTAGATTTTAGTGATGTGCTATATACTTGGGACTGTTCTTAA
- a CDS encoding DUF1963 domain-containing protein has translation MGGCGSSKLFIKPVNLQKLDFSDVLYTWDCS, from the coding sequence GTGGGGGGATGTGGGAGTAGCAAACTTTTTATTAAACCAGTAAATCTTCAAAAACTAGATTTTAGTGATGTGCTATATACTTGGGACTGTTCTTAA